One genomic window of Cannabis sativa cultivar Pink pepper isolate KNU-18-1 chromosome 2, ASM2916894v1, whole genome shotgun sequence includes the following:
- the LOC133035067 gene encoding uncharacterized protein LOC133035067, giving the protein MKETKIQIYSTQYENFKMKSDETIANMYTRFTTITNGLNSLGKVLTQKDMVTKILRSLTKAYQGKVVAIQEAKDLSTLPLEELIGSLMNHEIFMSAQEEEEVEKKKKTIAFKSSSSHAISEEDEESLGSDMEDLALFSKKYKKFMKFKKNFGKKPQRGSDSKERKSKDDPPICFECKKPGHMKMDCPMRKKNKYKGRAMLADWLNSDEEDSEEEGKNEVANMCMMALDDGVSTSNQNDCDSENDDDNLDMSYDELSNSFKELFDDFGKLLVKNQTLREKTNMLLKEIEILKINEKELIAKSQCATCASHKKEIIDLKAHVRSLKNDIYTFTRGKEGYDLMVGNQSCGFSKNGIGYDPSKKQKFLRNFFVKSSSLPHFTCTYCNRDGHTISYCHVKKFAYLGKTKWVPKGSRTNMNGPKVIWVPKANK; this is encoded by the coding sequence atgaaggaaactaaaattcaaatttattccactcaatatgagaactttaagatgaaatcggatgaaaccattgctaatatgtatactcgcttcactacaattactaatggtttgaactctcttggcaaggtacttactcaaaaggatatggtgaccaagattttgagaagtctcaccaaggcttatcaaggaaaggtggttgctattcaagaagccaaggatctctcaacacttcccttggaagaactaattggctcactcatgaaccatgaaattttcatgagtgctcaagaagaagaggaagttgagaagaaaaagaagactattgcattcaagtcttcatcctcccatgccattagtgaagaagatgaggaaagcttaggtagtgacatggaggacttggcactcttctctaagaaatacaaaaagttcatgaaattcaaaaagaactttgggaagaagccacaaagagggagtgactcaaaagaaagaaaaagcaaagatgatccaccaatttgctttgagtgcaaaaagcccggacatatgaagatggattgtccaatgagaaagaagaacaaatacaaaggaagggcaatgttggcggattggctcaatagtgacgaagaggactccgaagaagaaggaaagaatgaagtggcaaacatgtgcatgatggcacttgatgatggggtaagcacttctaaccaaaatgattgtgatagcgaaaatgatgatgataacttagatatgtcatatgatgagttgtctaattcatttaaggaactatttgatgattttggtaaattgcttgttaaaaatcaaacccttagagagaagaccaacatgcttttaaaagaaattgagattttgaaaataaatgaaaaagaacttatagctaaatctcaatgtgctacatgtgcttcacataagaaagaaattattgatttgaaagcccatgtgagaagcctaaaaaatgacatatataccttcactagaggtaaggaaggctatgatctcatggtgggaaaccaatcatgtggtttttcaaaaaatggtattggttatgatcctagtaagaaacaaaaatttttgagaaacttttttgtgaaatcatctagtctacctcactttacatgcacatattgtaaccgagatggtcatactatttcctattgtcatgtaaagaaatttgcatatctaggcaagactaaatgggtaccaaagggttctagaactaacatgaatggacccaaagttatatgggtaccaaaagccaacaaatga